In Xanthomonas sacchari, a genomic segment contains:
- a CDS encoding DUF3011 domain-containing protein, which translates to MLKPLGTWLVIAALALASAPAAAQSARAYAPQDLRQLSIPGRVRVIEREYADQSRGRQIPDDQLEFYLDQIDRGWGFGNIQQDIATSLRGSGGGWRQEPGFDGRTVACSSNDRRRQQCATPFRGPARLVGTLSDSPCIEGRTWGSAPGVVWVDQGCRGRFVEGRGGWGGNWGGGGSGGAAGTVRCESQDQRQRVCPTGWRNATLVRQLSDTRCIEGRTWGSRDGAVWVDDGCRGEFAEGRGGGGWGPGRPPLDSGYTVTCSSDDKRLRTCAWDRRQGRPVLIEQLSGTTCAEGRSWGYEGNTVWVNGGCRARFGAR; encoded by the coding sequence ATGTTGAAGCCCCTTGGCACCTGGCTGGTGATCGCCGCGCTGGCCCTGGCCAGCGCCCCGGCCGCGGCCCAGAGCGCCCGCGCCTACGCCCCGCAGGACCTGCGGCAACTGTCGATCCCCGGCCGGGTCCGGGTGATCGAGCGCGAATACGCCGACCAGTCGCGCGGCCGGCAGATTCCCGACGACCAGCTCGAGTTCTACCTGGACCAGATCGACCGTGGCTGGGGCTTCGGCAACATCCAGCAGGACATCGCCACCTCGCTGCGCGGCAGCGGCGGCGGCTGGCGGCAGGAACCGGGCTTCGACGGCCGCACCGTCGCCTGCTCCAGCAACGATCGCCGGCGCCAGCAGTGCGCAACCCCGTTCCGCGGGCCTGCCCGGCTGGTCGGCACCCTCTCCGATTCGCCCTGCATCGAAGGCCGCACCTGGGGCTCGGCGCCCGGGGTGGTGTGGGTGGACCAGGGTTGCCGCGGTCGCTTCGTCGAAGGTCGCGGCGGCTGGGGCGGCAACTGGGGCGGCGGCGGCAGTGGCGGCGCCGCCGGCACCGTGCGCTGCGAGAGCCAGGACCAGCGCCAGCGCGTGTGCCCGACCGGCTGGCGCAACGCCACGCTGGTGCGGCAGCTGTCGGACACCCGCTGCATCGAGGGCCGTACCTGGGGCTCACGCGATGGCGCGGTGTGGGTCGACGACGGCTGCCGCGGCGAGTTTGCCGAGGGCCGCGGCGGCGGCGGCTGGGGACCGGGCCGGCCGCCGCTGGACAGCGGCTACACGGTAACCTGCAGCAGCGACGACAAGCGCCTGCGCACCTGCGCCTGGGACCGCCGCCAGGGCCGCCCGGTGCTGATCGAGCAGTTGTCCGGCACCACCTGCGCGGAAGGCCGCAGCTGGGGCTACGAAGGCAATACGGTGTGGGTCAACGGCGGCTGCCGGGCGCGCTTCGGCGCGCGCTGA
- a CDS encoding cation:proton antiporter → MSHELIYLLLIFALLVIPRALQRFKMPAPLTCLLFGIVAMLAMGPRAHDPVVTLLATLGISSLFLFAGLEVDPKALRRGLWPLLLHLVVRGGTLFGVGWLAWRYAGLSWQAAGLLALALLTPSTGFIIESLGRLGLDEEERFWVTSKAIAGELLALAALFVILQAGDPWQMGLSSLALVAMLVGLPLLFVALGRWVAPQAPGSEFSLLVMVGLIAAYITYALGVYYLVGAFIAGLVARLLRQRMPLLASDENLQAVRLFASFFVPFYFFNAGTKVPSGALSLQALGLGLALTACVLPLRIGILWLQRRVLFGEGARSSLRVSLALSPTLIFTLVLAGILRDRFAIADALFGALLLYAALTTLLPALLLRMPFDVSPLEAAPAAPAEAAAARGPDEPVAEAPLEDAPTPPADAPETAPRAQPGPA, encoded by the coding sequence ATGAGCCACGAACTGATCTACCTGCTGCTGATCTTCGCCCTGCTGGTGATCCCGCGCGCGCTGCAGCGCTTCAAGATGCCGGCGCCGCTGACCTGCCTGCTGTTCGGCATCGTCGCGATGCTGGCGATGGGGCCGCGTGCGCACGATCCGGTGGTGACCCTGCTGGCCACGCTCGGCATCTCCTCGCTGTTCCTGTTCGCCGGCCTGGAAGTGGACCCGAAGGCACTGCGTCGCGGGCTGTGGCCGCTGCTGCTGCACCTGGTGGTGCGCGGGGGCACCCTGTTCGGCGTCGGCTGGCTGGCCTGGCGCTACGCCGGGTTGTCGTGGCAGGCGGCCGGATTGCTGGCGCTGGCCCTGCTGACGCCTTCCACCGGGTTCATCATCGAGTCGCTGGGGCGGCTGGGGCTGGACGAGGAGGAGCGGTTCTGGGTCACCAGCAAGGCCATCGCCGGCGAACTGCTGGCGCTGGCGGCGCTGTTCGTGATCCTGCAGGCCGGCGATCCCTGGCAGATGGGGCTGTCCAGCCTGGCGCTGGTGGCGATGCTGGTCGGCCTGCCGCTGCTGTTCGTGGCCCTGGGGCGCTGGGTGGCGCCGCAGGCGCCGGGGTCGGAGTTCTCGCTGCTGGTGATGGTTGGCCTGATCGCCGCCTACATCACCTATGCGCTGGGCGTGTACTACCTGGTCGGTGCGTTCATCGCCGGGCTGGTGGCGCGGCTGCTGCGCCAGCGCATGCCGCTGCTGGCCTCCGACGAGAACCTGCAGGCGGTGCGCCTGTTCGCCTCGTTCTTCGTGCCGTTCTACTTCTTCAATGCCGGCACCAAGGTGCCCAGCGGCGCGCTGAGCCTGCAGGCGCTGGGTCTGGGCCTGGCCCTGACCGCCTGCGTGCTGCCGCTGCGCATCGGCATTCTGTGGCTGCAGCGGCGGGTGCTGTTCGGCGAGGGCGCGCGCAGCAGCCTGCGGGTGTCGCTGGCGCTGTCGCCGACGCTGATCTTCACCCTGGTCCTGGCCGGGATCCTGCGCGACCGTTTCGCCATCGCCGATGCGCTGTTCGGCGCGCTGCTGCTGTACGCGGCCCTGACCACGCTGCTGCCGGCGCTGCTGCTGCGCATGCCCTTCGACGTCAGTCCGCTGGAAGCGGCGCCGGCCGCGCCGGCGGAGGCCGCGGCCGCGCGGGGACCGGACGAGCCGGTAGCCGAGGCGCCGCTGGAGGACGCGCCGACGCCGCCCGCAGACGCGCCGGAGACCGCACCGCGCGCCCAGCCAGGGCCAGCATGA
- the aspS gene encoding aspartate--tRNA ligase, producing MRTHFCGLVDETLIGQTVTLAGWTDVARNLGGVCFIDLRDHEGIVQVMVEPENADVFKVAASLGYEDVLQVEGVVRARHAVNDKLRSGKVEVIATSISVLNKAAPLPFHAHENPGEETRLKYRYLDLRRPEMQRMQRTRIKLVQALRRYLDERGFQDIETPILTKATPEGARDFLVPARMHPGEFYALPQSPQLFKQILMVAGFDRYYQIARCFRDEALRADRQLEFTQLDMEFAFVRERDVQDFVEAMVRAIFKEVVDVELDASFPRMTWAEAMRRYGSDKPDLRIALELTDVAELVKDSDFAVFSAAAGDPDGRVAALRIPGGASLSRKQIDEYAAHAAKYGAKGLAYVKIADSGEISSPIQKFFGEAAFAALLAHVGAGNGDIVFFGAGAYGKVSDFMGALRLKAGKDFNLIADGWRPLWVTDFPMFEWDEEAQRYVALHHPFTAPAVDDIAELRTHAKTAVSRGYDMVLNGNEIGGGSIRIHRPDMQSAVFELLGIGAEEARAKFGFLLDALNYGAPPHGGIAFGIDRIAALMAGTESIRDVIPFPKTTGAQDLMTDAPSPIADAQLAEVHVQVRPQAQ from the coding sequence ATGCGTACCCACTTCTGCGGCCTGGTCGACGAGACCCTGATCGGCCAAACCGTCACCCTGGCCGGCTGGACCGACGTGGCCCGCAACCTCGGCGGCGTGTGCTTCATCGACTTGCGCGACCACGAAGGCATCGTGCAGGTGATGGTGGAGCCGGAGAACGCGGACGTGTTCAAGGTCGCCGCCAGCCTCGGCTACGAGGACGTGCTGCAGGTCGAGGGCGTGGTGCGCGCGCGGCATGCGGTCAACGACAAACTGCGCAGCGGCAAGGTCGAGGTGATCGCCACGTCCATCAGCGTGCTCAACAAGGCCGCGCCGCTGCCGTTCCATGCGCACGAGAACCCGGGCGAGGAGACCCGCCTGAAGTACCGGTATCTGGACCTGCGCCGCCCGGAGATGCAGCGCATGCAGCGCACCCGCATCAAGCTGGTGCAGGCGCTGCGCCGCTACCTGGACGAGCGCGGCTTCCAGGACATCGAGACGCCGATCCTGACCAAGGCCACCCCCGAAGGCGCGCGCGACTTCCTGGTGCCGGCGCGCATGCACCCGGGCGAGTTCTACGCGTTGCCGCAGTCGCCGCAGCTGTTCAAGCAGATCCTGATGGTGGCCGGCTTCGACCGCTACTACCAGATCGCGCGCTGCTTCCGCGACGAGGCCCTGCGCGCCGACCGCCAGCTCGAGTTCACCCAGCTGGACATGGAGTTCGCCTTCGTCCGCGAGCGCGACGTGCAGGACTTCGTCGAGGCGATGGTCCGCGCCATCTTCAAGGAAGTGGTCGACGTCGAGCTGGACGCCAGCTTCCCGCGCATGACCTGGGCCGAGGCCATGCGCCGCTACGGCTCGGACAAGCCGGACCTGCGCATCGCACTTGAGCTGACCGACGTGGCCGAACTGGTCAAGGACAGCGACTTCGCGGTGTTCAGCGCCGCCGCCGGCGACCCGGACGGCCGCGTCGCCGCGCTGCGCATTCCCGGCGGCGCCAGCCTCTCGCGCAAGCAGATCGACGAGTACGCCGCGCATGCCGCCAAGTACGGCGCCAAGGGCCTGGCCTACGTCAAGATCGCCGACAGCGGCGAGATCAGCTCGCCGATCCAGAAGTTCTTCGGCGAGGCCGCGTTCGCCGCGCTGCTCGCCCATGTCGGCGCCGGCAACGGCGACATCGTGTTCTTCGGCGCCGGCGCCTACGGCAAGGTCTCCGACTTCATGGGCGCGCTGCGCCTGAAGGCCGGCAAGGACTTCAACCTCATTGCCGATGGCTGGCGTCCGCTGTGGGTCACCGACTTCCCGATGTTCGAGTGGGACGAGGAGGCGCAGCGCTACGTCGCCCTGCATCACCCGTTCACCGCGCCGGCGGTGGACGACATCGCCGAGCTGCGCACGCACGCCAAGACCGCGGTGTCGCGCGGTTACGACATGGTGCTCAACGGCAACGAGATCGGTGGCGGTTCGATCCGCATCCACCGCCCGGACATGCAGAGCGCGGTGTTCGAGCTGCTCGGCATCGGCGCCGAGGAAGCGCGCGCCAAGTTCGGCTTCCTGCTCGATGCGCTGAACTACGGCGCGCCGCCGCACGGCGGCATCGCCTTCGGCATCGACCGCATCGCCGCGCTGATGGCCGGCACCGAGTCGATCCGCGACGTGATCCCGTTCCCCAAGACCACCGGCGCGCAGGACCTGATGACCGATGCGCCGTCGCCGATCGCCGACGCGCAGCTGGCGGAAGTGCACGTGCAGGTGCGCCCGCAGGCGCAGTGA
- a CDS encoding FmdB family zinc ribbon protein, which produces MPIYAFQCAACGHSFDRLQKLSDPDPETCPSCAAPAVKRQLTAPAFRLSGSGWYETDFKKDGDKKRNLAESGSSGGSSEAKPAVAPASDTSAKPAAAATPAPAPAAAKPAAT; this is translated from the coding sequence ATGCCGATCTACGCTTTCCAATGTGCCGCGTGCGGTCACAGCTTCGACCGCCTGCAGAAACTGTCCGATCCGGATCCGGAGACCTGTCCGTCCTGCGCCGCGCCAGCGGTCAAACGCCAGCTCACCGCGCCGGCGTTCCGCCTGTCCGGCAGCGGCTGGTACGAGACCGATTTCAAGAAGGACGGCGACAAGAAGCGCAACCTCGCCGAGTCCGGTAGTTCGGGTGGCAGCAGCGAGGCCAAGCCCGCGGTCGCCCCTGCGTCCGACACCTCGGCCAAGCCGGCAGCCGCCGCCACCCCGGCGCCGGCACCCGCCGCCGCCAAGCCTGCGGCGACCTGA